A window of the Cannabis sativa cultivar Pink pepper isolate KNU-18-1 chromosome X, ASM2916894v1, whole genome shotgun sequence genome harbors these coding sequences:
- the LOC133032295 gene encoding uncharacterized protein LOC133032295, whose protein sequence is MVFDIELLYHTIPKVMAKLKSLAEIKMITEKRLQRSRKDWSRKLDDALWAYERLSKQDWLREEKGIVTNLNELDEFRNEAYENAKIYKERTKKWHDQGLIRKEFQPGQQVLLFNSRLKLFPGKLKSRWSGPFTVVKVFPYGAVELKGESPTTFKVNGQG, encoded by the exons ATGGTGTTCGACATCGAGCTGCTTTACCATACCATccccaaagtaatggccaagctgaaatCTCTAGCAGAGATTAAGATGATTACGGAGAAACGATTgcaaagatcaaggaaagattggtcaaggaAGTTGGATGACGCCTTGTGGGCATACGAACGGCTTTCAAAACAGGATTG GCTGCGAGAAGAAAAAGGCATTGTTACGAATTTGAATGAGCTAGATGAGTTTAGGAATGAAGCCTATGAAAACGCGAAGATATACAAGGAGAGAACTAAAAAGTGGCACGATCAAGGTCTAATACGGAAAGAGTTTCAACCAGGACAGCAAGTTTTACTCTTCAATTCAAGGCTGAAACTGTTTCCTGGAAAGCTGAAATCAAGATGGTCGGGACCATTCACGGTGGTCAAggtgtttccttatggagcggtGGAGTTAAAAGGTGAAAGTCCAACAACTTTCAAAGTCAATGGACAAGGTTAA